A portion of the Leucoraja erinacea ecotype New England chromosome 9, Leri_hhj_1, whole genome shotgun sequence genome contains these proteins:
- the LOC129699947 gene encoding LOW QUALITY PROTEIN: serine/threonine-protein kinase TBK1-like (The sequence of the model RefSeq protein was modified relative to this genomic sequence to represent the inferred CDS: inserted 5 bases in 3 codons), with translation MQGTANYLWLTFDIVGHGATAKXDLYAVKVFNNISFLRPIKVQMXEFVVLRSLHHKNIVKLFAVEEEYTSKNKVLVMXFCSCGSLYTVLAETKNAFGLPESEYLIVLRDAVAGMNHLQENGIACRDIKPENIMRVIGEDGTSVYKLTDFGAARILENDEQFLSFYGTKEYLHPDMYERAVLRKPHQKTYGATVDLWSIGVTFYHAATGSLPFRPFEGPRRNKVSSSAKCRLFFAFCHVIQ, from the exons ATGCAGGGCACGGCAAATTACCTCTGGCTCACCTTTGACATTGTTGGCCACGGAGCCACTGCTAA AGACCTGTACGCCGTCAAAGTATTCAACAACATCAGCTTCCTGCGGCCGATTAAAGTCCAGA CAGAGTTTGTGGTCCTCCGGAGTCTGCATCATAAAAACATTGTAAAGCTTTTTGCTGTGGAAGAGGAGTATACCAGCAAAAATAAAGTGCTCGTGAT GTTTTGCTCTTGTGGAAGCTTGTACACTGTACTGGCAGAGACCAAGAATGCATTTGGTCTGCCGGAGTCAGAGTACTTGATCGTGTTGCGAGATGCAGTGGCCGGTATGAATCACCTACAGGAGAACGGGATAGCGTGCAGAGACATCAAGCCTGAAAACATTATGCGTGTGATCGGAGAGGATGGAACGTCCGTTTACAAGCTAACTGACTTCGGAGCTGCCAGGATTTTGGAAAATGATGAGCAGTTTCTCTCGTTTTATGGAACTAAGGAGTATTTGCACCCAGACATGTATGAACGTGCTGTGCTGAGAAAACCTCACCAGAAGACGTATGGAGCGACCGTGGATCTCTGGAGTATTGGGGTCACATTTTATCATGCAGCCACCGGCAGTCTCCCTTTCAGACCCTTTGAAGGACCCCGCAGGAACAAGGTGTCTAGCTCAGCTAAGTgtcgtttgttctttgctttctgtcatgTGATTCAGTAG
- the ccdc177 gene encoding coiled-coil domain-containing protein 177, translating to MVDPAGHGDGVGAPGGGGPAAAAAAVSSAPVLRQESPLLRLDLDNFNSAEAEGSRYVLTSPRSLEACARCGVKPVELLHKSINEFAKEAPARSMRVATGLYEVYEKERRRKLRDCREERERIIRLERRRSCNPIRNSLPSSPAPRTKKPPATGLSRSRSYSMESLQKKKNSHSNVTSSDSGASSSFSGDTCKGRSQWVKVSPRGRELTGIPSAIGKSLSLGDLSHSPQTTKKVAKLVKEVRRGGHGEVSERDRKIAALMLARHQEEALMSGQSYRAHVEWETRRRREAMRRDEEERERQRALLQCQSMWESRLEARRAKMCREQKEAARLRLQQTSLQEEKWRMLAESQEQQRRGKLENAKLEAQDKKMHQEEQLRTKEVAVKMDLELKDQLLRQKLTLAKQKKSESEEKQVQEKKIVNMVQRLKHDAALKEIAKEMEMERKVLRKSLQQKLTKSQENYEQLIERRNRELKERAAREELQIQKARVVVEQQEKEHQEHLESLARAAEKKLQHATQVAQEKITQISRKAVQIRVEKERIHRINKTKLEEDEVYKRREIQDSIAKKLEKSERIFRERQIALENSRSLARASFQIRDKVRGEINTRTFDKMVLEAELQAHLDRK from the coding sequence ATGGTGGACCCGGCGGGGCACGGGGACGGGGTCGGGGCTCCGGGAGGAGGAGGtccggcagcggcggcggcggcggtgtcCAGCGCCCCGGTGCTGAGGCAGGAGTCGCCTCTGCTGCGCTTGGACCTGGACAACTTCAACAGCGCCGAGGCCGAGGGCAGCCGCTACGTGTTGACCAGCCCCAGGTCGCTGGAGGCTTGTGCCCGCTGCGGGGTCAAGCCGGTGGAGCTACTCCACAAGTCCATCAACGAGTTCGCCAAGGAAGCCCCGGCCAGGTCCATGAGGGTGGCCACTGGACTCTACGAGGTGTACGAGAAGGAGAGGCGGAGGAAGCTGAGGGACTGCAGGGAGGAACGGGAAAGGATTATCAggctggagaggaggaggagttgtaATCCGATCAGAAACAGCCTGCCATCCTCGCCAGCTCCCAGGACTAAAAAACCACCGGCCACTGGCCTGAGCAGGTCGAGGAGCTACTCCATGGAGTCCTTGCAGAAGAAGAAAAATAGCCACTCCAATGTCACCTCGTCTGACTCAGGGGCCTCTTCCTCCTTCAGTGGTGACACTTGCAAAGGCAGGAGCCAGTGGGTGAAGGTAAGTCCCAGAGGAAGGGAGCTGACCGGGATACCGTCCGCAATAGGCAAGAGCCTCAGCCTTGGCGACCTGTCCCACTCGCCGCAGACCACCAAGAAGGTGGCCAAGTTggtgaaggaggtgaggaggggagggcacGGCGAAGTGTCGGAGCGAGACAGGAAGATAGCTGCCCTCATGCTGGCCAGGCACCAGGAGGAGGCCCTGATGAGTGGCCAAAGCTACAGGGCACACGTGGAGTGGGAGACGCGCAGGAGGAGGGAGGCCATGCGGAGGgatgaggaagagagggagaggcagagggctCTGCTGCAGTGCCAGAGTATGTGGGAGTCCAGGCTGGAGGCCCGGAGAGCCAAGATGTGCCGCGAGCAGAAGGAAGCGGCCAGGCTGAGGCTGCAGCAGACCTCGCTGCAGGAGGAGAAGTGGAGGATGTTGGCGGAGAGCCAGGAGCAGCAACGGAGGGGCAAACTGGAGAACGCCAAgctggaagcccaggacaagaagaTGCACCAGGAGGAGCAGCTCAGGACCAAGGAGGTGGCAGTGAAGATGGACCTGGAGCTCAAAGACCAACTGCTGCGTCAGAAGCTAACCCTGGCCAAGCAGAAGAAGTCGGAGAGCGAGGAGAAGCAAGTGCAGGAGAAGAAGATCGTCAACATGGTGCAGAGGTTGAAGCATGACGCAGCCTTGAAGGAGATTGCcaaggagatggagatggagaggaagGTTCTGAGGAAGTCCCTTCAGCAGAAGCTGACCAAGTCTCAGGAAAACTACGAGCAACTGATAGAGAGGAGGAACCGGGAGCTGAAGGAGAGGGCCGCCCGGGAAGAGCTGCAGATACAGAAGGCGCGGGTGGTAGTGGAGCAGCAGGAGAAGGAGcaccaggagcacctggagagccTGGCCCGGGCCGCCGAGAAGAAACTTCAGCACGCCACCCAGGTCGCCCAGGAGAAGATCACCCAGATCTCCCGCAAGGCCGTCCAGATCAGGGTGGAGAAGGAGCGGATCCACAGGATCAACAAAACCAAGTTGGAGGAAGATGAGGTGTACAAGCGGAGGGAGATACAGGACTCAATAGCCAAGAAGCTAGAGAAGAGCGAAAGGATCTTCAGGGAGAGACAGATTGCACTGGAGAACTCCCGCTCGCTGGCCAGAGCCTCCTTCCAAATCCGAGATAAGGTGCGGGGGGAAATCAACACCAGGACTTTTGACAAGATGGTACTGGAAGCAGAACTGCAGGCCCACCTGGACAGAAAGTAG